Proteins from a genomic interval of Vibrio casei:
- a CDS encoding EmmdR/YeeO family multidrug/toxin efflux MATE transporter, whose amino-acid sequence MLSTLSTRWPFCHIRKRHWVLLRKEVLPFSWPIFIELLGVVLMGIVSTILVSRLGQSQTAAIGVSDSMTYIIYSVLAAIELGGAVLVAQSYGRRNKPQAIEQARQTLSLNMLISTLFLVAILLFGQSILGMIAVGAEQDVIQLAEIYLTSIALSYPALAIMLAGSGVLRAVGNSRLPMRVNILINILNIIFSYPLIYGFAGWDGLGLLGAGLGVSCARWVGAIIILVYLAKNDRLPIPFKSYFSPFSRAILKDILGIGIPSSIESLMFNIGKLITMLMVAGMGTVAMAGNVIAFSIILLINIPGNTLGMAGTVLVAKRLGQNKPKMAYQELKLIFWAATILLIISTLLLLPFIHPVIAFYTTDPEVSSVVVKLFYLNAIMMPFWAASFVLPAAFKGAKDVKSTMWTAIFSMWGCRICCGYVLGIVLGFGVYGVWLGMYVDWLVRGGIYYSRLIKMTWLKKFYSTRA is encoded by the coding sequence ATGCTAAGTACACTGTCAACCCGATGGCCATTTTGTCATATTAGAAAGCGCCATTGGGTTTTGCTTCGTAAAGAGGTATTGCCGTTCTCTTGGCCTATTTTTATCGAATTACTTGGCGTGGTGCTCATGGGGATAGTGAGCACGATTTTGGTGAGCCGTTTAGGACAATCTCAAACCGCCGCGATTGGTGTCAGTGACAGCATGACCTATATTATTTATTCGGTACTAGCCGCAATAGAATTAGGTGGTGCGGTATTGGTCGCCCAATCTTATGGGCGCAGAAACAAACCACAAGCGATTGAACAAGCAAGACAAACGTTAAGCTTGAATATGTTGATCTCGACTCTTTTTTTAGTGGCGATTCTTCTCTTCGGTCAATCGATTTTAGGGATGATTGCCGTTGGTGCCGAGCAAGATGTTATCCAACTTGCAGAAATCTACCTTACATCCATAGCACTCAGTTATCCTGCTCTTGCCATTATGCTTGCTGGCAGTGGAGTGTTACGCGCAGTAGGCAATAGCCGTTTGCCAATGCGAGTGAACATCCTTATCAATATTCTTAATATCATTTTCAGTTATCCACTTATCTATGGCTTTGCTGGTTGGGATGGTTTAGGTTTATTAGGTGCGGGGTTAGGTGTCTCTTGTGCTCGTTGGGTGGGGGCGATCATTATCTTAGTATACTTGGCTAAAAACGATCGTTTACCGATCCCATTTAAAAGTTATTTTTCACCTTTTAGCCGCGCAATATTAAAAGATATTTTAGGTATCGGGATCCCATCAAGTATTGAATCGTTAATGTTTAACATTGGTAAATTAATCACTATGTTAATGGTGGCAGGAATGGGGACGGTTGCTATGGCCGGTAACGTCATCGCCTTCTCTATTATCTTACTGATTAATATTCCCGGTAATACTTTAGGTATGGCAGGAACGGTATTAGTGGCGAAACGGCTAGGGCAAAATAAACCTAAAATGGCCTATCAAGAGTTGAAATTAATCTTTTGGGCTGCCACGATTTTACTGATTATTTCCACATTACTATTACTCCCTTTTATTCATCCTGTGATTGCATTTTACACCACCGATCCAGAAGTGAGCAGTGTGGTCGTGAAGCTGTTTTATTTGAACGCAATTATGATGCCTTTCTGGGCTGCTTCTTTTGTTTTACCTGCCGCATTTAAAGGCGCAAAAGATGTAAAATCGACCATGTGGACGGCCATTTTTAGCATGTGGGGATGTCGTATTTGCTGCGGTTACGTGCTTGGTATTGTTTTGGGATTTGGTGTGTATGGTGTTTGGTTGGGCATGTATGTCGATTGGCTCGTTCGAGGAGGCATTTATTATTCTCGTTTGATTAAAATGACATGGTTGAAGAAGTTCTACTCAACGCGAGCTTAG
- a CDS encoding pectate lyase, whose product MQRQSFLPLLNDYYQQVLIHALNPTMSLLADGLDTLTDKPVYWTYPDGSTAIMSNFASQQNFLRGLCGMTQVTGDEKWQQTAEQVTHYFLDNYCDGASGLFNWGGHRFINQQTGEIEGPASKERVHELKHHFPFYDFLHQVDAKKTEDFLHGFWASHVLDWKKLDLSRHGQYGQKPIDNVFAHYQPEPVVDSNKWPELPETVGLTFVNAATDLIYAACHYSQYTGDQHSAMWAKHLYQQFVLARNPKTGMPVYQFSSPKQREPIPEDDKLTYSWFGDRAKRQFGPEFGDVAREANALFRDCWPVVVDNPLAILLCAKKLNDPELATGAIAGIKAYFAHAWDTFDNQMIPMWNNGDDLTGYIFKRDGYYGEKGMEIKRQAADPAYLLPLIRACIMSDDFELRQLMATMFARFELGLINPETLVLSEINPLTEIASPYLVFALLDLHQLTQQELVLTLADCIANNIVQAHYHRGYFVESSLHRFARIDDPAPYALLALEASYKGCYDQLAVQISTGGYLHGERDMHGEIKTVYDRDVIYDSLIEEA is encoded by the coding sequence ATGCAACGTCAATCTTTTCTTCCGTTATTAAATGATTATTATCAGCAAGTTCTTATCCATGCTCTCAATCCTACTATGTCATTACTCGCCGATGGTTTGGACACATTAACCGACAAACCTGTGTATTGGACATATCCTGATGGTAGCACTGCGATCATGAGTAATTTTGCCAGCCAGCAAAACTTCCTGCGTGGCTTATGTGGTATGACACAAGTGACAGGAGATGAAAAATGGCAGCAAACGGCAGAGCAAGTTACTCATTATTTTTTGGATAATTATTGCGATGGTGCAAGTGGATTATTTAATTGGGGTGGGCATCGATTCATTAATCAACAAACCGGTGAGATTGAAGGTCCAGCCAGTAAAGAGCGAGTGCATGAATTAAAACATCATTTTCCTTTTTATGATTTTCTTCACCAAGTGGATGCAAAAAAAACTGAAGATTTTTTACATGGTTTTTGGGCATCACATGTGTTGGATTGGAAAAAACTGGATCTCAGTCGTCATGGGCAATACGGACAGAAGCCGATTGATAATGTATTTGCCCATTATCAGCCAGAGCCTGTTGTTGATTCTAATAAATGGCCAGAATTACCCGAGACGGTGGGACTGACGTTTGTAAATGCGGCTACCGATTTGATTTATGCGGCTTGCCATTATTCGCAATATACGGGTGATCAACATTCCGCCATGTGGGCGAAACATTTGTATCAGCAGTTTGTACTTGCTCGAAACCCCAAAACGGGTATGCCAGTGTATCAATTTTCGTCACCAAAACAGCGTGAGCCAATTCCGGAAGATGACAAGCTAACTTATTCTTGGTTTGGCGATAGGGCGAAACGTCAATTTGGCCCTGAATTTGGTGATGTTGCCAGAGAAGCCAATGCTTTGTTTCGTGATTGCTGGCCTGTGGTAGTGGATAATCCACTGGCGATTTTACTGTGTGCGAAAAAGCTGAATGACCCAGAACTGGCTACAGGTGCGATTGCAGGCATTAAAGCCTACTTTGCTCATGCTTGGGATACCTTTGATAATCAAATGATCCCAATGTGGAATAATGGTGATGACCTGACGGGTTATATCTTTAAGCGCGATGGTTATTATGGTGAAAAAGGTATGGAGATTAAGCGTCAAGCAGCTGACCCCGCTTATCTTTTACCATTGATTCGTGCTTGTATTATGAGTGATGATTTTGAGCTTCGTCAGTTAATGGCGACCATGTTTGCTCGCTTTGAATTGGGTCTGATCAATCCTGAAACTTTAGTACTGAGCGAGATCAATCCACTCACAGAAATCGCCTCGCCATACTTGGTTTTTGCATTACTGGATTTACATCAACTAACGCAGCAAGAATTGGTGTTAACCCTTGCAGATTGTATTGCTAATAACATTGTTCAAGCGCATTATCACCGTGGTTATTTTGTGGAATCAAGCCTGCATAGATTTGCTCGTATTGATGATCCAGCACCGTATGCTTTATTGGCATTAGAAGCTTCCTATAAAGGGTGTTATGACCAATTAGCCGTGCAAATTTCAACGGGTGGATACTTGCATGGAGAAAGAGATATGCATGGTGAAATCAAGACGGTTTACGACCGCGATGTTATTTATGATTCGTTAATTGAAGAGGCCTAA
- a CDS encoding pectinesterase family protein, with translation MYSQYKHTISWVVSQDQNVGDFNSILQAISALPSHEINDTCYQIIIKNGQYRERIHLTHNNVQLIGEDAEKTIISMSLCNQMVVQDGSILGTYGSNTVNIDANNCKIKNLTICNDFDFIANQQRDVMDPHHCKHTQSVALLLGHHADQVYCENIRLISYHDTLYVNAGRSYFYNCMVSGCIDFIFGAGQALFHECDIVARKHVNPTKEKIWGYLAAPSTNITQSHGFIFHHCRLLKEEGVPKRSYALGRPWHPTTLFEDGRYADPNAIGHCAFLYCQIDDHIYGWDKMGGKSASGDMMWFEPESARFEEYQNCLFAHPRSSLSFFNPLPSQKAEQLMQHVHFSLQQWLPALSVFG, from the coding sequence ATGTACTCGCAATATAAACACACCATTTCTTGGGTCGTATCACAAGATCAAAATGTGGGCGACTTTAATTCTATCCTGCAAGCGATAAGTGCACTTCCTAGTCATGAAATTAATGACACTTGCTATCAAATCATTATCAAGAATGGGCAGTACCGTGAGCGAATACATCTCACACATAACAACGTGCAATTGATTGGTGAAGATGCTGAAAAAACGATTATTAGTATGAGTTTGTGCAATCAAATGGTTGTGCAAGATGGCAGTATTCTCGGAACTTATGGTTCGAATACCGTCAATATTGATGCTAATAATTGTAAAATAAAGAACTTAACTATATGCAATGATTTTGATTTCATTGCCAATCAACAACGTGATGTGATGGATCCCCATCATTGTAAACATACCCAATCGGTTGCTTTATTATTGGGACATCATGCAGACCAAGTTTACTGTGAAAATATACGATTGATCAGTTACCACGACACCTTGTATGTCAACGCAGGTCGCAGTTATTTCTATAATTGTATGGTAAGTGGTTGCATAGATTTCATTTTTGGTGCAGGACAAGCTTTGTTTCATGAGTGCGATATTGTGGCTCGAAAACATGTAAATCCAACTAAGGAAAAAATTTGGGGCTATTTGGCCGCACCAAGTACTAATATCACCCAATCCCATGGATTTATTTTCCACCACTGCCGTTTATTAAAAGAAGAAGGTGTACCAAAGCGAAGCTATGCATTGGGGCGGCCTTGGCATCCCACTACTTTATTTGAAGATGGTCGATACGCCGATCCTAACGCGATTGGGCATTGTGCCTTTTTATACTGCCAAATCGATGATCATATTTATGGTTGGGACAAAATGGGAGGAAAAAGTGCGAGTGGGGACATGATGTGGTTTGAACCTGAATCAGCACGCTTTGAAGAATATCAAAACTGTTTATTTGCTCATCCTCGTTCGTCACTTTCATTTTTTAATCCTCTGCCAAGTCAGAAAGCAGAACAATTAATGCAACATGTACATTTTTCATTGCAGCAATGGTTACCCGCTCTCAGTGTCTTTGGGTAA
- a CDS encoding ABC transporter substrate-binding protein — MKKQLITTVTALALATMSAGAYAKTELRMSWWGGNERHQATNDALERFQKANPDISVKAEYTGWDGALTRITTQIAGNTEPDVMQTNLNWMPIFSKTGEGFYDMNKVKPDLHADNFSNSALNTVTFGGKLNGVPVSMTSRVFYYNKETWSKAGIAYPNNWDELMAAGKAFKEKLGDEYYPIVIEARDVFAMNRSYMIQTTGKDIITQDGKLNYSQDEMTKFFELYTKQVEDHVFPSTKEYASYGRSNLYEMRPWIEGKFGGVYMWDTAITKYSDNLKPPMALELAPYPMAPDAKDAGLLSRPSMMFSIGRNTKHPEEAAKLINFLLNDPVGVKALGLTRGIPLSTAGVKELKSDGTIQESSLSFAGYTQAGSLPQTIVSTPYTDNAQLMDIFSEEMQALDYGKSTPEQSAQEFLRKGKRILARLTK, encoded by the coding sequence ATGAAAAAACAGTTAATTACTACCGTCACCGCTCTAGCATTGGCAACAATGTCTGCGGGAGCTTATGCAAAAACGGAATTACGTATGTCTTGGTGGGGCGGTAACGAACGCCACCAAGCAACCAACGATGCATTAGAGCGTTTTCAAAAAGCCAACCCAGATATTTCTGTAAAAGCAGAATACACAGGTTGGGATGGCGCATTGACTCGTATCACCACTCAAATTGCGGGTAATACTGAACCGGATGTGATGCAAACTAACTTAAACTGGATGCCGATCTTCTCTAAAACAGGAGAGGGTTTCTATGACATGAACAAAGTCAAACCTGACTTACATGCGGATAACTTCTCCAATTCAGCGCTCAATACCGTGACTTTTGGCGGTAAATTAAATGGTGTTCCTGTCAGCATGACATCACGTGTTTTTTACTACAACAAAGAGACATGGTCCAAAGCTGGTATTGCTTATCCTAACAATTGGGATGAGTTAATGGCGGCAGGTAAGGCCTTTAAAGAAAAATTGGGTGATGAATATTACCCAATTGTGATCGAAGCTCGTGACGTGTTTGCTATGAACCGTTCATACATGATCCAAACGACAGGCAAAGACATCATTACACAAGATGGTAAATTGAATTATAGCCAAGATGAAATGACGAAATTCTTCGAGCTGTATACTAAGCAAGTTGAAGATCATGTTTTCCCATCGACTAAAGAATATGCATCTTACGGTCGCTCAAATCTTTATGAAATGCGGCCATGGATTGAAGGTAAATTTGGTGGGGTTTACATGTGGGATACTGCAATCACCAAATACTCTGATAACTTGAAGCCACCAATGGCGCTTGAATTAGCACCATACCCAATGGCACCTGATGCGAAAGATGCAGGTTTATTATCTCGCCCATCCATGATGTTCTCAATTGGCCGTAATACTAAGCATCCTGAAGAAGCGGCAAAACTTATCAACTTCTTGCTTAACGATCCTGTTGGCGTGAAAGCACTTGGCTTAACTCGTGGTATTCCACTGAGTACCGCTGGTGTGAAAGAGTTGAAATCTGACGGTACGATCCAAGAATCAAGCCTATCATTTGCTGGTTATACTCAAGCGGGTTCTTTACCTCAAACGATTGTTTCTACGCCTTACACTGATAATGCCCAGTTAATGGATATTTTCAGCGAAGAGATGCAAGCGTTGGATTACGGTAAATCGACACCAGAGCAATCTGCACAAGAATTCCTTCGTAAAGGTAAGCGTATTCTGGCTCGTTTAACTAAGTGA
- a CDS encoding ABC transporter ATP-binding protein, translating to MAQVQFKKLEKVYSNGFKAVHGIDLTIRDGEFLVIVGPSGCAKSTTLRMLAGLESVSGGEIRIGDRVVNNLVPKDRGIAMVFQNYALYPHMTVKENLAFGLKLQKLPKEEIEIRVQEAAAILEIEDLLDRLPRQLSGGQAQRVAVGRAIVKKPEVFLFDEPLSNLDAKLRASMRVRISDIHKHLKKEKHPATAVYVTHDQTEAMTMGDRICVMKLGEIMQVDTPEELYNNPVNMFVAGFIGAPEMNLHEVTLVEDQNDLLVEIGGQRIRLPEEKARNIKQRSYSKTVLGIRPDNITVATDQDDENKVISGEVIRMENMGHEVFVYFRVDKNTFTARVPVDVVKGQVGFEIDKIVKFAVDVTKAHIFDAVTEQNISLERQ from the coding sequence ATGGCTCAAGTTCAATTTAAGAAATTAGAAAAAGTATATTCGAACGGCTTTAAAGCAGTACACGGTATTGATTTAACCATTCGTGATGGTGAGTTTCTCGTTATCGTTGGCCCATCAGGCTGTGCTAAATCCACCACACTCCGCATGCTTGCTGGTTTGGAAAGTGTCAGTGGAGGTGAAATCCGTATTGGCGACCGAGTGGTGAATAACTTGGTACCTAAAGACCGTGGGATTGCGATGGTGTTCCAAAACTACGCGCTTTACCCACACATGACAGTGAAAGAAAACTTGGCATTTGGACTGAAACTGCAAAAGTTGCCAAAAGAAGAAATTGAAATTCGGGTACAAGAAGCGGCCGCGATTCTAGAAATTGAAGATCTATTGGATCGTCTACCACGGCAGCTTTCTGGTGGGCAAGCACAACGTGTAGCGGTAGGCCGTGCGATTGTGAAAAAACCAGAAGTATTCTTGTTTGATGAGCCATTGTCGAACTTGGATGCCAAACTGCGAGCTTCAATGCGTGTTCGTATTTCAGATATTCATAAGCATCTGAAGAAAGAGAAGCATCCTGCTACTGCGGTTTATGTAACGCACGATCAAACTGAAGCAATGACCATGGGCGACCGTATTTGCGTGATGAAGTTGGGTGAAATCATGCAAGTGGATACCCCTGAAGAGCTTTATAACAATCCTGTCAATATGTTTGTTGCCGGCTTTATTGGCGCTCCAGAAATGAACTTACACGAAGTGACATTAGTGGAAGACCAAAACGATTTATTGGTTGAAATTGGTGGCCAGAGAATTCGTTTACCAGAAGAAAAAGCTCGTAACATTAAGCAAAGAAGCTATTCAAAAACCGTACTTGGTATCCGTCCGGATAATATTACGGTTGCAACAGACCAAGATGATGAAAATAAAGTCATTTCTGGCGAAGTCATCCGAATGGAAAACATGGGACATGAGGTATTTGTTTACTTCCGAGTGGATAAAAATACCTTCACGGCCCGTGTACCAGTTGATGTCGTAAAAGGCCAAGTAGGTTTTGAAATTGATAAAATCGTTAAATTTGCTGTGGATGTTACCAAAGCACACATTTTTGATGCAGTAACGGAACAAAACATCTCATTAGAACGTCAATAA
- a CDS encoding carbohydrate ABC transporter permease: MDTITKNNNVMNNTTKADNAENNRTLRREKINAFIRYVVLGVVGLMMLYPLLWMFTAALKPNHEIFTSMSLIPKEWSLDGFINGWKTGTEFTFGHYIINTFLYVVPKVFFTVVSSTIVAYGFARFDIPWKKLWFGTLIASILLPQTVLLIPQYLMFREMGLLDSYLPLYLPLAFATQGFFVFMLVQFLRGVPTDMEEAAMIDGCNSLQVLWHVVVPVIRPAIISVALFQFMWSVNDFLGPLIYVSSVEKFPIALALKMSIDVTEGARWNEILAMASIAIIPSIVVFFMSQKYFVEGVSNSGIKG, translated from the coding sequence ATGGATACAATAACGAAAAACAATAATGTTATGAATAACACTACCAAAGCCGACAACGCTGAAAACAACCGCACATTACGTCGTGAAAAGATCAATGCTTTTATTCGTTATGTGGTGTTGGGTGTGGTCGGGTTAATGATGTTGTACCCATTGTTATGGATGTTTACCGCAGCCTTGAAACCGAACCATGAAATTTTTACCTCAATGAGTTTGATTCCCAAAGAGTGGAGCTTAGATGGCTTCATTAATGGTTGGAAAACCGGCACGGAATTTACCTTTGGTCACTACATTATTAATACTTTTTTATATGTAGTGCCAAAAGTGTTCTTTACGGTCGTCTCTTCTACCATCGTAGCTTACGGCTTTGCTCGTTTTGATATTCCATGGAAGAAGCTGTGGTTTGGTACTTTGATTGCCTCAATTTTGTTGCCTCAAACGGTGCTGCTTATTCCTCAGTATTTAATGTTCCGTGAAATGGGCTTATTAGACAGCTATTTACCTTTGTACCTGCCACTTGCATTCGCTACACAAGGTTTCTTCGTATTCATGTTGGTTCAGTTCCTACGTGGTGTGCCAACGGATATGGAAGAAGCGGCAATGATCGATGGTTGTAACTCACTGCAAGTGCTTTGGCATGTTGTGGTTCCGGTTATTCGCCCTGCGATTATTTCGGTTGCTCTGTTCCAATTCATGTGGTCGGTGAATGACTTCTTAGGTCCTTTGATTTACGTATCCAGTGTTGAGAAATTCCCTATTGCTCTTGCATTAAAAATGTCTATCGATGTCACCGAAGGTGCGCGTTGGAACGAGATTCTTGCAATGGCTTCTATCGCTATCATCCCGTCAATTGTTGTCTTCTTTATGTCACAAAAATACTTTGTGGAAGGCGTCTCAAACAGCGGTATTAAAGGTTAA
- a CDS encoding carbohydrate ABC transporter permease: MYENRKLGLAYLSPYIIGLILFTAFPFVSSFLMSFTDYDLMTTPNFVGLDNYQYMLFEDDTFWKSMSVTFMYVFLTIPVKLAFALFIAFILNFKLKGIGFFRTAYYIPSILGSSIAIAVLWRALFAIDGVLNGMLGVIGLDPINWLGEPSFALLSITLLRAWQFGSAMVIFLAALQNVPQSQYEAAMIDGASKWQMFTKVTVPLITPVIFFNFIMQTTQAFQEFTAPYVVTGGGPMKSTYLISLYIYETAFKFFDMGYGSALAWALFVIVAIFTGITFRSSKYWVFYSGDKGGK; this comes from the coding sequence ATGTATGAAAATCGAAAGTTAGGATTAGCGTATTTATCACCCTATATTATCGGGTTGATACTGTTTACTGCTTTTCCATTTGTATCGTCATTCTTGATGAGCTTTACTGATTACGATCTTATGACCACACCAAATTTTGTGGGTCTAGATAACTATCAGTACATGCTTTTTGAAGATGATACGTTTTGGAAATCAATGAGCGTGACATTTATGTACGTTTTCTTGACCATTCCAGTGAAGTTAGCCTTTGCGTTGTTTATTGCTTTTATTCTTAACTTTAAGTTGAAAGGCATCGGGTTTTTCCGTACCGCGTATTATATACCATCGATTTTAGGCAGTAGTATCGCTATCGCAGTATTATGGCGTGCACTATTTGCGATCGATGGGGTATTAAATGGCATGCTTGGCGTCATTGGTCTCGATCCAATTAATTGGTTAGGCGAGCCTTCTTTCGCGCTTTTATCCATCACTTTATTACGTGCATGGCAGTTCGGTTCTGCGATGGTTATCTTCTTAGCGGCGCTACAAAATGTTCCACAATCTCAATATGAAGCCGCGATGATTGATGGAGCCAGTAAATGGCAGATGTTTACCAAAGTAACCGTGCCGCTGATCACTCCTGTTATTTTCTTTAACTTCATTATGCAAACCACACAAGCTTTCCAAGAGTTCACCGCACCTTATGTTGTGACCGGTGGTGGCCCAATGAAATCGACGTATTTAATTTCACTTTATATCTATGAAACCGCATTCAAATTCTTTGATATGGGATATGGCAGCGCCTTGGCGTGGGCATTATTCGTGATCGTTGCCATCTTCACAGGCATCACGTTCCGTTCATCTAAGTACTGGGTATTTTATTCTGGCGATAAGGGCGGGAAATAA
- a CDS encoding oligogalacturonate-specific porin KdgM family protein encodes MKKILSLSLLAVAITSTSVFATTINIRHEWKPEFGDKEQGNADRIAVSHRFANGIGFEVEAKWKSNNEAAFSNLSGNGQQANLSYRYKLSESFTLTPQAKLETSEKGANYQGNLTLGYKVNDDVSTSIRYRYNYFNGKDATIDNNHYNRITLAASYSGVQNFGFGASTDYTFRQEGTVQYGTSKQGISEINLTAEYKGFESGWRPFIEVGVTPEYKYKTDDERDDWRPRYRVGMKYSY; translated from the coding sequence ATGAAAAAAATATTAAGCCTCTCTCTACTAGCTGTTGCCATTACGTCTACTTCAGTCTTTGCAACCACGATTAATATTCGTCACGAATGGAAGCCAGAGTTTGGAGATAAAGAACAAGGAAATGCAGATCGGATAGCCGTCAGCCACCGATTTGCAAATGGTATTGGTTTTGAGGTTGAAGCAAAATGGAAATCAAATAATGAAGCCGCATTTAGTAATCTCAGTGGTAATGGTCAACAAGCAAATCTAAGCTATCGCTATAAGCTCAGTGAATCATTTACTCTAACACCTCAAGCAAAACTAGAAACCAGTGAAAAAGGTGCCAACTACCAAGGTAATTTGACCTTAGGATATAAGGTCAATGACGATGTTTCGACTTCGATCCGTTACCGTTATAACTATTTCAACGGAAAAGATGCCACCATTGATAACAACCACTACAACCGTATTACCTTAGCGGCAAGCTACAGCGGTGTTCAAAACTTTGGCTTTGGTGCGAGCACAGATTATACCTTCCGCCAAGAAGGTACCGTACAGTATGGAACAAGCAAACAAGGTATTAGTGAAATCAACTTAACCGCTGAATATAAAGGTTTTGAATCAGGTTGGCGTCCATTTATTGAAGTCGGTGTTACGCCTGAATATAAATACAAAACAGATGACGAGCGTGATGACTGGCGTCCCCGCTACCGTGTTGGTATGAAATACAGCTACTAA